gaatgatagcttctatttcagtgcaaatatgtcattagaaaaaagttctcagtgaactctacttgttcattattagctacttagtacttttttgtttgtataagacatgttagtacttagctgactttcaatttcaacgtgaatgatatatggcttcaattttagtgtgaatatgttattagggaaagattccccgttgaactttactattggctacttagtacttacttgttcgtgcaagacacactagcttattttaagtttcaatggatgatggcttctattttagtgtgaatatatGTCATTCGGGAAAGGTCTCTAGTAAACTTTaatggctcattattagctacttagtacttattattcatgtaagacatgctagctaactttaaatttcagtatggatgatgacttatattttagtgtaattatgtcaaTAGGAAAATGTCCCcagtgaactttactagctcattattggctacttagtacttatttgttactgtaagacaatttggatgatgacttctattttagtgtaattatgccatTAGAAAAAGATCCACAGTAAACTTgactagctcatcattggctacttaatacttacttgttcatGCAAAacatgttagctctttcagtttcagtagatgatggcttctatttaagtgtgaatatgccattaggtaaaggtctctagtgaactctactagctcatcattgactacttaatacttacttgttcgtgcaagacatgttagttctttcagtttcagtagatgatggcttctatttaagtgtgaatatgccattaggtaaaggtctccagtgaactctactggctcgtcattggatacttagtacttatttgttactgtaagacatgttagctaagtttaaatttcagtatggatgatgatttctatttcagtgtaaatatgtcattagggaaaagtcctcagtaaactttactggctcattattatacttattacttatttgttcgagtaagacatgttagctgactttaatgttaatgtggacgatgacttctattttacaccttccttattgctgtgttatacacctattgttcattgaatttctacatcgtattaataacattatgattgttttttcatgtaaaaataaacgaacagttgtattaatgaagtctcacttgacctttaaggaacacttcctaatgttgAGTTTGGATGcgacaatattaaattatcgagaaattttgaaatatgaAGGAATCTAGAATattatcaattcaatttattaatgatattttcttacctcttcaattaccagatttcataggttttaattacgatttcaatacattttctttccatttttgtagatccaatttaatttttgacttttctaattaacttgttagtgtaaggtaaactaatcttccattaattttattaaattcatttattaaaagagttgaatattacttcaatttaccaaatttgatgggttataattaagatattaatatattttctttccatttttgtggaatcaattttaaatttgacttttttttaatcaatttttttttaaaaaattgtgggttagaattatgacattaatatatatatatatatatatatatatatatatttataccatattaattctacatcgaatatacatatataaatttctgtacgaattatatatatatgtttgtgaatatatatatatatatttatatttatacacacaaacacatatttgtatataatttttttttgacgaattatatatatatatactagtttTCCTctacacatgctctgcatgtgcaagtgtttttttaaaaaaaaaaatttcagaaagaaaaaaagataatgGATTAAAACAGTTATTGTAGAGAGAAGTTAGTGGGAGgcaaaagtgggttgtgggattttttttgtttattttttttaataaaaatataatttgtaattgtcataattgcccttgtgatttaattaattctcaaagttttttaatgtttcagggtcatttctgtcaaattttttagttttggctaacaaagcctcttctcttaataatagtatagatatattcacaaacatatatatatatatataattttatatataacgaaaaaaagaaaaaaaaatcaaaataatatattttatttttagatgaaaatcaaaataatttagagccattagattttggaatgataagatagtctttttactcaagaattacatagcatgatttggcaaagaggtgatgtgtgtaggtgacatggcatgacacctaggattgaggtcagaaatcttaggcctcattgaggccacaaatcattttcctatatATAATGGCAATATACGAGGAAATATATAGAGGGCTACAGGTACGTAACAAAATAATCATGTTTACATTCCAATACCCGTAACTAGGGCTAGGAAAAAGAGAACAGCAAACCAAAAGGAAATTAACGTAAGAAATTGACTTGCAGAATACAAACCCTATTTGATTTAGTAGTACTTAGTCAACCTAAATTCATATCCTGCAATTTGTAACACTCTTGGCAATGTTTACAATCCTTCCATAACTTGATTGTGGAGTCTTCACTATAAGTGGCAAGAAGATTCATGTGAGGATGATAAGCTCCAGGCCGATCGATCACTTCTTTCTGATGGACATTAATGTTCATGACATGCTCTAATCTCCCACATTGGTAACCCATTCCCCTTTCGGCGACGTACCAGCTGCCGAAAACTTAACTCCCCCACCTTCCGATTCAAACCTCTTCACGATCTCTCCTTCAAGCGTCATGACATACGCTGAACCGTCATGACGACGTCCAGTTGCATATGACAATCATTTTCAGAAAAAGTTGAACCGTTAACACAGAAGCTTCAACTCCGGCAGGTCTAAATGTCCTTACACTGGATCATGACATCCCAAACCTTAACCGTGCAATCACTAGACGCCGTGACCACACAAGCTCCGTCGCTTGTAAACATTCCGTCATCAACATAAGAGCCATGCCCTTGAAACACTTTTCAGGCCATGCACAATGGCGGTGCCATCGAACGACCTAATGTGTTGATCGAGTTGCCCGGTGGTTGGGCCCCACAGCTCGATGAATCCGTCGGAGGCGCTGGAGATGAGAAATCGGCAGTCGGAGGAGTTCGGAGGAGAACAGAGCACGTTCTGCGTGAGTGCATGACGTCGTGAACTGTACGTATTGTGTGCGAAAGACTGCTAGTTGGATACAACTCATACAAGTCACGTACTTCTTCCTTGTCCTGTTCCATAGGAGCTAATCTCTCCATACTTGATTGATCTCAAAGATCGCCACTACATCTCCACGAGCCCTGTTAATTTCGCTGTATATTGTTTTTTTGCGCTCTAAATTTGCGTCTCTTGCACATAAAGTGTATGTTTAGATCCTATTTATAATTATGTATGTTACCACAACCAATCTAAGATAGAATAGAGATTGACAAGAATCTGAAATATAATAATCCATCAGTATATACAAGTGAAAAGTGTtcttgttgtgaatggttcgaGTTGTGTAAAAATTGTTCGGAATATGCGAAAGATTCAATCAATAAAGATGTCGAGACATATATTTAAATATACTGTACTGAAATTCCTCCTATTTATTAGAGGGTTAACATGATAAAATCAGCATAACATATTTAACATTTAAGTACCATTAGATAGGAATATCATCAGAGGTATGAGTATTCCGACTCTCTCGAATCTTAACTAAACTAGATAGTAGATATTGTTTATGAAGGGGTAACTTTTGGAagtagaaaacaaaacttatacAACTTGAATCTTATGGAATCTTAAAGTTGAACACAATGGGTTTCCAATTTCCACAGCTCGATTCGTAGACCAGATTAAGAGTGTTACTTGCGATATGATATGTTGATAAGACCATTCATTAATTGATCATGTTTTCGCAAATGAACTAATATTTTATTCTCTTGATTGATATGAATTGCAAAATAACTTATTGCGTATAAGTTTCGAGTCGTATTATTTAGTCGGGTTATAAATTTGATACCCCAAATTCATAGCCTAGAGGCCCAAACAATTTTTAACCTGAGCAGTCATATttcatatttactttgtttCACTCTGATGGTACACGTGTCAAACAGGGAGCTCCTCCTTTCCCTGCGGTCAGTATCAGAAAACCAAACAGCCTACCTATAAATACCAACAAACCAACGACCTCTCTTTTTCACTCTCCTCGTTCTCGCCGTCTCTCTGTCTTTTACAACTCTCCTCGATCGCATCAATGGCCGCCATCACAGGAGCTTCTTCGATCTCATTCCACTCTCGCCTTCATCAAAATCTTGTAATCCCATTTAACTCTGTTTctcctttgtttttttatattctGGGAGATTCTTATGTCTAAGTTTGATTCTTGTTTATTTGCTTGTATATTTTATAGTACTAATAAGATTTAGTTGTGATACTAATATTGATTTATCAAttcatttctgggttatatAGTTCTACTTGTCATTGGGTTGATATAAGAATACTGTTGAATTGTACAGATATTTGGATCGTttatatttttctgttttacttgATTCTCAGTTGGGTTTTCCATAGTATAATGTTTATGGAGATCTTTTGGTATTTTGTTAATGATTTGAGACATTGGATTGGACTCTGTTGctgtgatatgattgatttgAATGTTTACTGAAGGACTCATGGTTTAACATGTTGAACAGGCATTATCCAGGGCTAATGGTCTCAAGCCAGTTTCACTGTCTGGTTATGGAAGAAGTTCTCTTTCTTTCGGGTTACAGCAGCGTTCAGCACGGCTTCGGATTTCCTGCGCAGTATGTTCTAATTTTTATGAAGTGCTTTTTAACACGTATGCATGTATAATAGATTTGTGTTACATTGTCCGAACCATCAGATATagtttcaatcttcaaagtttAGATCTTGAACTGGATTGATGGTAAATGAGTGAACTTTCTATGAGGAGAGGTAAAAAATATGTATTTATATCCTGAACTGGGATTTGCCTAAGTGTCTACTCGAAGTAAGTAGAAGATGGTAAAAGGTAAAAATGCAAAACATCATCATGGTTGAATCTTGATAATGTTAAATGTCTTTGAGCAGGCCAAGCCAGAGACAGTGGACAAGGTGTGCCAGATAGTTAGGAAGCAACTTGCATTACCAGATGACTCTGCAGTTTCTGGAGAGTCGAAATTTTCAGCACTTGgagctgattcccttgatacgGTACGTTTGATTTTGTTAACGCTACTTGCACCACTTCCCATTCCCTGAATTATCTGTCTTTTCATGAGCccagtacttttttttttcctgtactGTTCAGTAAAGAGTTTTTTTCTGTCTTTTTCTTGTGCTTTTTCTGCAAGCTTGTTAAAGTAAATTCTTTCCTTGTCTCTTCTGATGAATTCTTGTCAACCATAAACAATTGTATAGTTTATAGTTTGTGTAGGTCTTGAATAGTGAAGAGTAAAGTGCAATTTGAATAATGTCCTATATTTTTTCTCATAAAGGAACACTCTTTCATTTTGAGAACCCTTCGGAGCAACAGAAGtagaattatttattttttttattttttttcagttttgtcTTTCCATCTGGCAGTTGCTAAATTTATGCTTGTACTTTCGAATTTACTTTAATATGATGCCACTTTCAGGTTGAGATCGTGATGGGACTCGAGGAGGAATTTGGTATTAGTGTGGAAGAGGAGAGTGCTCAGAGCATTGCAACTGTTCAGGATGCTGCGGATCTTATCGAGAAGCTCATCGAGAAGAACAAGGCTTAGAAGAAGTAATGGGAAAACAAGAGTCAAGTAGTGTTTTCACATCCTAGCCTGCTTTAGATAATTATTTGGTTAGTAGACTGGTTATGTATGCAGTCATTTTATGTGAAATTTGAACCTGATAGTTGTTGAGTGGTTAAATTATGAATGTATGAATTTGAGTTTGTGTGGTCAAGCTCCtttctttcctttatttctgaTGAAATAGAGAATGGCCTTACAATATATGATGTCGCATTTGTCTACATTATAATGATATCTTTTTAAGTTCTAGTTATACCAAGTTTATGGTCACTGGGCGTCAGAGTTCACTAATGCAGATTTTGCAGAAATTTGAACAGATCAAAGTATCAACTGTGACAGGAATCACACGATGTAAAAGCATCACATATGGAAGTGCTTGTATTATACAGCACAGACCACATGTACTATAGGCATCAAGCCGAATAACAATGGTGCTTGTATTATACAACACAGGCCACTTGTACTTTTGGCTTCAAGCTGAATAACAATGGTGCTATAATACATGGCTTTGGTCGATACTCATATTGAACAGATGGCCAAATATATGTAACCAGTTGCAAACTTGCAATTCCCCAACAGAAGTTCACATCGTATGTTAtctcctctcctccttcctctatTAAGGATTCAAATCAAATGAATCAATTTGAATCACAACTAAGAGCTACAAGCAGATAAGCATGGGATAAGTAGTAACTAAGTACCTATAGCAAATTAGCAGACAGCTCTCTGTCCATGGAGAACTAGTGCTGGTAGGAAGGGAAGCTGTAGGTCTAAAATGACAAAGCATCCAACTCTAATAAaacaactaaaagaaaaacatagaaaaccaTCAAAAGCTTTTCACTAATTCACACGGATTAGAACCTTGGTAaagtgagtgtgtgtgtgtgactaATTTATCACAGTAACGTCCAACTACAAGTCGAAGACCTGAAGAAAACCAGTCAAGGACTAGAGATATAGAAATCATAGATGTTTCAACCTTATAAATGAATTCTTATGCATAATCTCCACAGATATTTATCCTAAAAAGGACTGATATTTTGATTCATCAGATGGAGACCATACATCTATCAACCTAGAGGACAAAGGCCATATTGGATGATTGCAAACACACATCATTGTTGCGCTTTGAGCTCATTGTCTCCCGGCCTTAGCCACAGCACTAGTACTGCTCTCTCCGACTTTGTTACTGGACCTTTGGAAGCTGGGATAAGAATATGGAGGGTATGATCCACCCTTTAGTGTCTCAGTCTGTGTTCTGAAAGACTGCTGCTGCAGTCGATGAGTATCACCAACATTGATCGAGTTGAACACATAATCCTCATAAAGCGGATAGTCGTGTACATTGTCATGATCAGTAAGCTCCACATTTGTTTCACATGCCATAACCTCTAATTTAGGATATGATGGCAGTGGTTGAGATGTGTGAAGAGATTTGCTTGCATTGCTAACATGATCAGTGCTGGTATTGAAGGCATCATTGTCCTCTAATGGTGGATTAATGTCATTCAGCTCGGCATAGGTTTCCCGAGTCATAGTGGTCTGATCCTCCAGTTCATACTCATGATCAATGGCTTCATTATTAACATGGTTTTGGGACACTTTCTTTGCAACCAACTTTCTCCTTCTATCCACATTGATTCGGATTCGGCAGAGCACATATTCATGAGGAAGATCGCTAGTCTTTGAAGGAGGAATACTATACTCATGCATGATCCAACAACAGTTTTGATCCGATTCATTATTCTCATAATGAAACAGTTTGCGTGTCCCTAACACAATCTTCTTATTCTTGGAATCATAAACGGTGACCCCTTTGCTCTTACCTTTCCAGGTCCCATAACCCGACTTTCGAGCATAATACATTGACGCCGAGTCGCCCATCTTCTTCAGTTTGGTAAAGAAATAGAGGTCTTCACTTTGGTCTAGTTCGGGTCCTCCAAACTCTGTCCAGATGTCCCATGGCTCTGTCTTGCCATAAAGATCAAAGCTTTTGATTTGCGTCTCGTACCTGAATGGTTCTCCAGAAACCTTGCTGCGAAGGTAATATCCTAACAATTCTTGGTCAGTTGGATGAAACTTAAAGCCAACTGGAAGATCCTTTGCAGTCATGGCAGTAGAATTGTAGAGAAGACCAGCTAGTCCGCCCTGCTATAATATGTATGGGATCAAATTACCTTACAAACTAGGACTCCAAGCTTTCgttgttgttatttatattttaacccaaaaaacaaaaccttAGCGTTTTATACTCCGTAATGAAAACCAAATCCTTGGCCTTTATGCACCCCACAGTCCGCAGTTTCCTGATTCTGCTGAGGCAAAGATAAGCCAAAAGAGGGAGCTAGGACTTGTTTGTTAAGTTGCAGATTAAGAAGAGCTATGGTGGTTTGAAACTACTCTTTGTTTTCACCAATTATAAGAAAGAATTGGATACACATTGTTTCAACCATGAACCACTGCATGATTAATATACTAATAACTTGTGATCATTTGATTTTGCTGCATCTGCTTACTTTGAAAATTGGACGGAGTGAGCATCCACAATGAAATTGGCATTCAAGCCGAACCTGCTTACTGAAGCAGCGATAGCATAGCATTAGAAATCTTACAAATACATATATCTGTATTGTGTGATTGCAAAAGCAACACAATATACAGCATAACATCCTACAAAACTCTAACAAAATTACTTCACTCGAGGCATTTTGCGATCCAACTTCTCTTATCAGAAAAGATATTTAACTTCTATATACAGTCCAGCAGACTTCAGTTCTGGAATGATGACCATCATGGTGGTTACTTCATCACTCCCAATCAGCATCAAAGAAACCAGCATCTTTCATCTCTGAATAATATACATTCTCCAAGTGTAAATCATCCTCCTGTTTTCATCCAAGTGCAGTTACCAATCAGAACAAATACTACCATCTTAACTAGAAAAAGACGAGCTTACAAACTGCAATAATGGGTGAATCAAAGAAAGTAAGAGAACATTTAGCAATTGATGAAGGATGATGACCTGGAAGAAGTCTGCCAGAAATGTTACATATAAAAGAGGAAGGTAGAAGGCATGGTAACAGACAATAGTGGCGCCATATAACCTGCAAATAAAAATTTGGAAAATATATAGAGGATATAtaatttgaacaaaatattCATAAGTCGGAATGTTTAGCTCAAGACTATGCATACCAAAACCCAAATCCAGCTCCTCCATTTCCTGTAAGTCCACAAGCAAACATTGCTAGTACATTCATCAGAAACATGATAGCTGTATAATTGTAGAATGCAGGTCTCGCtgcacaaaaagaaaagagacatTAGGTTCTGTTAAACGACTATCGAATAGATGTAAATATGAAAGGAACTTACCGGGTAGCCTTTCTCTCCACTTGGAATGGTACATGAACAATATGAAACCATAAACTGCAGTTAGTACTAGCCTATGGACAGACCACAAGTTCCACTTCATCTGATGTGTATGATCAGTGTCGTCGACAAACAGCGGAATTCCAAATCCAAACATATAAATTGCCTGTAAGAGGGACAGTGTGCAATTATAGCTCCATCAACATGCATTTCCAAAAAAAGTTGTGCAACAACAATACAAATAGATTAGAATCAGCAGGTGATTCAATTCGCATAAGGTATCACATTATTTGAATTGCTTCTAACATGGCAAAAGAGTTGGCATTTggtacataaaccctaaaatttgGAAACTAAGAACTTTAGTATACGTAACTACAGAGGAGTGAAATTGGTATCTACTGTCCTATATTACTATTATTGAGGCCAGTTAAAAGCATAGCTAGCTCAAAGGTGTAAAAAATCTATTTTGAGTAAAAGAACAGTGATACCTTCAGAAGTAAATCCAAACCAACGAGGATCCCTGAGATAACAAAAGTTCGTGTCAACGCTTCCAGTCCACTTGCATAATTCCCTTGGAGTAAAAATGCCAGCAAGCTTACTTCCAAAAATAACATTCCGGAAGTTGTGAACAAAGATAAGACATTCCATGCCATTTCTTTATCAGGTGTGCATTCCCATGCCTGTGACAAGAAAGTGACAACCCTACCTGGTATTAGGTTCAAGAACTGCCTCTGGAAAACTATGAACATAAACAAATACAGCAATCAAACCAACTGAAAGACCCAAATAACAATCATACTGTTCATAGACTAATTTCTGTCCTGACACCGTAGAAATCTTTTTATGCATTCAATACATTCACCAAACATATTCACAAATTGCAAAACAAGAATCACACTACTCAGCTACTATGTTTAACACATAAACCTCATCACAGAATCAAGCAACGAAATCAAAATCGGAACTCTGTATTTTACTCCAGCTAACATACAACAAACTTTGTATCTCAATTCTAATCGTCTCAATATTGAACCATCAAAGACCAAACAAACCTATTCAAGAAACCCAACAAGATCACACCTTTTATCTATCAGTGATTTCAAAATCTAGCAATAAATACCATTCGGATACTAACTTTTCATTGAAAGGCCACCACAAATTTTTACAAcgctaaacaaaaacaaacctgAAAGTACAACCTCACTATTCAACTCTGAAATCAAGAgcacaaacaaaaacaacagcCACACTTATATGAGCAACCAATAACCTATAGATATCATTTAGAAAACCCAAGTGACAATTATTACActaattttctgaaaaattcAAGAACACACCACATATTTGCAACCCCAAATTCATCATAGACCAAATTCCCACAACCAGCTACACAAAAGGCTCAAACTTTAGCTACAATAATGAAGAATTGATCAAGACATAAGCCAAAAAGCTTCAAAAGTAGGAAAATTTTTGAACCTGAAGAAAGCACCAAGCGAGATTGAGCAAGCTAACGAGCCAAAGGCAGCCATAGTAGGCCATCATAATATACGAGCGGCCATGATAGAGCTTGGAAAAGCTCTTCCTTGATTGATAGGCCAAGTATAGAGTAAAGAGAAGCGAGGACGTGATCAGGGCCAAATTGTGCCAGAACCCATGGCACTGACCGAGCCAGCTGTAGAGTCTGGGACCCGAAATCGCTTCGCCTAGGGTTGAATTTGTGCCCTTGGGAAGTAGAATTGGAAGCAGAGGTCGCGACGCAGCTTCTCCTGGACCTGGAGCTGCCATTTTTGCATTTCAGGTGGAAATTAAGAACAATAATTTGGGAGCGATTTGGGGATTCGATTCGAaaatcgaaaccctaggttttggCGAAACGGTGGAAAACTGGAATGGTATTATTGGTTTTGGGTTTGAAAGAAATAACAGAGAGTCCTCACGTCTTCATATTCTTGTATGACCGTTAGCCAGAGAAAGAGAGGTTTAGTTAGGCACCGACCAAATTATTGGGCTTTGGGTCTGATGACTGTAGATTATGATTCGTCTAATCAGCTAGACTAGATTCATGCGTCAGAGCCAATGGTTTAGCATGAAAATTATTCCTCATGTGATAATATACGGTTGGCTGTGTCACATGTATCAAGTTATGACGGTCATGTCACTACGTCCTATTTAAGAACTTCTCATGAGACAGTTGCATAAAGAAAAACCTAGTGTTTATCAAATTTTGTGTAACTTTTAGTTCAAGACACTTTAGTTTAAGGTTATTCTTGTCGAGTCTTATATagttagagcaagtccacccgttgagCTTGACCGGTTAAGACTATTCATTGCTTTTTTGTCTTGTATTTCTACTATTGAGGTTGGCtggtcagatactgttcacaaaatgtcaagaatgTTCACTTTCGTAGTTTACCAGCCAaataaggcaaaaaaaaaacagtaaatagtcttgaccggtcaagctcaacaggtggacttgctcttacaGAATTGTTTTCTGGTGGGAGTCGTGACAACCACAATATTGTCATTGCTTAAAACTTGGTTGTGATTAGTATCCAGTAGCATTTGTGGTTTTGCTAATTTGGCGcaagaaactgaaaaataaTCAGATGTACTCACCCAAACTGTTTTTCTATAATTTTCTGATAAATAATTAGTATTATGACTGAAACAACTATATAAAATTCAATTCCTTTAGcctaataacattttttttcaatacaATGGAGGCCTAAGGccgagaaagagaaaaatactACAACCAAATAGAATATTATTGAGAGGTCcacaaattcttttttttactATATGTTACTAGCAAATGTGAGggcattttatttatttatagtaAGCAATTGAGATAGTTACGACAAATgtgaagatatatatgaaattttatAGTCTTGAGGGATGTTTGTCTCAAACAGTAACCGTTACACTGATTCAAACCACCGTGGCCTAATCAACGTCGAAAGCTCCATTTATTCTCCCTCTGCGCCTTAATGTTCGGATCGTATCATTTAGGCATCAACTCCAGAATTCCTCAAAGGACAACGCTTAATTTCATTTACTCGATCTAAATTAGGATTCAATGTTAGAATTGTATTAACTTTCCTTAaatttggtggtggatttgaaTTTTCCTCAAGCCTAGTGTGATATTCTTTAGTTTAACCATGAAATCCCGAAGCAGCGCGCTGAGCTTTCTTGAGTTACAAGCAATGGCATTTTGTTAAGACGAGGAACTTAGGTCATTGAAACTGCATTTGCTTGGAAAGCTTCATTCGAAAAGGtcttgatttttattttcagctattttggtttatttttgtGCCGTGGATTATTGCATTGATGATTTGCTTGATGTTAATCATATTTCAATGGCAGTCAATATGGATCGAATGAGGCCGGTGTATGTTAGGCAGAAGAGCAATTCCAGTGGCACGCCGGGACCGCCAGGTTCGCCGTCGATGGCCTCTCCAATAATGCACCACCATTCAAGGTCGGGGTCCCTTGGATTGAGCGGTGGCAAGAAAGCACAGAACACCAAAGCCGCGGCTCAACGGCTTGCACATGTCATGGCACACAAACCCACCGACGACGACGATGAGGATGAAGACGACCTCTCTATTGATATCGGCTTGTCAAGCGGCACCGGGAGCATCGGACTTGCCGGTGTTGGAAGACCAATTCGGCCTCGCTCGCCGGCGATAAATGTATGTACAAGACCATTCTTTAAGTTCACCTACATTAACGAATCCTTACGTCACACTTTTAGTCCGAACTAAAAGCATTGTCCCGGCCTTATGTATTCACTTTGTCTTGACCAACTTGTTACTTAGTTTGCGTTATTTCTTTATACCAAGTTGGGTGAAATTTAAGAGTCATCTAtcaatatatgcatgcatg
Above is a genomic segment from Rosa chinensis cultivar Old Blush chromosome 3, RchiOBHm-V2, whole genome shotgun sequence containing:
- the LOC112193268 gene encoding acyl carrier protein 1, chloroplastic, which translates into the protein MAAITGASSISFHSRLHQNLALSRANGLKPVSLSGYGRSSLSFGLQQRSARLRISCAAKPETVDKVCQIVRKQLALPDDSAVSGESKFSALGADSLDTVEIVMGLEEEFGISVEEESAQSIATVQDAADLIEKLIEKNKA
- the LOC112194804 gene encoding NAC domain-containing protein 71, giving the protein MTAKDLPVGFKFHPTDQELLGYYLRSKVSGEPFRYETQIKSFDLYGKTEPWDIWTEFGGPELDQSEDLYFFTKLKKMGDSASMYYARKSGYGTWKGKSKGVTVYDSKNKKIVLGTRKLFHYENNESDQNCCWIMHEYSIPPSKTSDLPHEYVLCRIRINVDRRRKLVAKKVSQNHVNNEAIDHEYELEDQTTMTRETYAELNDINPPLEDNDAFNTSTDHVSNASKSLHTSQPLPSYPKLEVMACETNVELTDHDNVHDYPLYEDYVFNSINVGDTHRLQQQSFRTQTETLKGGSYPPYSYPSFQRSSNKVGESSTSAVAKAGRQ
- the LOC112194806 gene encoding protein CANDIDATE G-PROTEIN COUPLED RECEPTOR 2 codes for the protein MAAPGPGEAASRPLLPILLPKGTNSTLGEAISGPRLYSWLGQCHGFWHNLALITSSLLFTLYLAYQSRKSFSKLYHGRSYIMMAYYGCLWLVSLLNLAWCFLQAWECTPDKEMAWNVLSLFTTSGMLFLEVSLLAFLLQGNYASGLEALTRTFVISGILVGLDLLLKAIYMFGFGIPLFVDDTDHTHQMKWNLWSVHRLVLTAVYGFILFMYHSKWRERLPARPAFYNYTAIMFLMNVLAMFACGLTGNGGAGFGFWLYGATIVCYHAFYLPLLYVTFLADFFQEDDLHLENVYYSEMKDAGFFDADWE